Genomic window (Lycium barbarum isolate Lr01 chromosome 2, ASM1917538v2, whole genome shotgun sequence):
CTGCTGTTTTAAATTACTTGAAGTTTGAAATGGCAGCTCCAACAGTCAAATGTTTTCTGAGGTTAATATCTTAACACTACCTAGTAGTTGCTTTTTAAGTATGATGATTTAGGAACTTATAGTTGAGATACACTGCAGGAGGTTTGTTCGCGCTGCTCAAGGACTTAATGAGGTTCTGTCGCTGCAGTTGGAACACTTGGCTAGCTACATAGCAGAACTCTCTCTTTTAGAGTACAGCATGCTTTGTTACGCTCCATCACTCATTGCTGCTTCTGCAATCTTCTTGGCCAAATATATTCTTCTCCCCTCAATGAAACCTTGAGTATGCATGAATTTAGCATTGACAAATATATTCTCTTTTCGACAAATATAGTCTTATAAATTTTAACTTTTGGAAACTCCTATTACAGAACTCTACCTTGAGGCATTATACTCTGTGCCAACCCTCTGATTTACGAGACTGAGTCATGGCATTCCACAGCCTTTGCTGCAACAACAACAGTTCTAGTTTACCAGCAGTCAGGGAAAAATACAAGCCAACACAAGGTAATATTAGTTCTGATCTCTTAATCTCATTTTTTCACTGACAATGAAGAAGGTAATAACGATAAGTGGAATAAAGTCCTAACACGATACCTGTTCTAGAGATATGTTTGCATAATTCTTATTTAATTAATCCCAAATCTGTATAACAGAGTCTGGACTACACTTAAACATTCTACTACAGTATATGGGAAAATTGAGGAAGAATGACAAGTATGTCTTCTGAATCCCCTGGGGATACAGTATCCTATTGAGACAACTTTGTCTGAACCCCTACAGGAAATTATCTGAGACAAATCAAGCTGAATAATGAATTGATAGACATATATATAATAATGTACACATGGAGGGATATAGGCATCTGCATATATTTGCTACTGATTGTGTTCTAATATTTGTTTTTTTGAAACAGTACAAATTTGTTGCAAAGAAGTATTGCCCGCTAACTGTACCTGTAGAGTTCTTCCAGAACATAAGCAGCTAAGCAGGGACATATGAGAGGAGGCATCAACTTCAGTTTTCCAATTCTCTGTTTGATTACAGTCATGGCATTTCAACGGGCCTTAGTATAGTATCTCTGTTTGTAGCCATTGACATTGACATTGTAGGATTACTCTGGTACTCTATTGTTCTTCTTTAGTTTAGTTACTCTAGTCAGTTTGTGTACAGAAGAGCTATTGGCAGTTTCCTCGGCAAAGAAACTATTCAGTATTACTTCCTTTCTTGGAACTATTTCAGTTTGTGCTTATTAGGATTGAGAATAACCATTAATATCCGAGtgattgaaatcatgatttctcGTCCTGTAAAATAAGGAACTGGTGCAACTCAATCTGAGCTGTTACATCTATTAATTAAGAAAACTAATTGGGTAAAAGCACACTGATTTTATATTTTACATCTATTGATTTGCTCTTAACTTTATGTCAATAAGGATTTAACTAATATACATGGATAATGTTGAAACTATTTTACACTCAAAATACAGACGTTAAGTTGTATCACCAGATACATATTCTATATTTTACATATAACACACAAATACAACACAAAAAGGAAACTCACTGAGCACACTCAATCTTGGCTGAACCTAAGCCAAAGGATGCATCCATTACACTGACATTAGGCCTAACATTCAGCCAGTGACAATCTTCAAAAGAACAAGGATGTCCACCATTAGGCCGTTCCACATCCACAGGTTTTATGAAAGTGGGGCCCCATGCGGGGGTCCCATCCTCGTACGAATTGTGGGTTAATCTACGAACTTCTGAACCGTCTGATTTGATCACAAAGATCTCACCAGATGGCTGATAATGATGAGGGTTCGAGATGGGCTCAGCTGATACCGCTGCATAGTCTGAAGTAAACACTATATACTTCCCATCCGGGCTGAAATACGGGTGGTTAGTCCGCCCACCCGTACCACTCTGGATCACCTTCCGGAGCCCCATCCCGTTTGGGTGAATCATATACATCTCGAAACTACTCGATCCGGGGTTTTCTCGGTCTGATGCAAATGCGATCCATTCACCATCCGGTGACCAATTACACATGGTATCGGTCCATGGCCCCTCTGTCAATCGACGAAGACCACCCGCCTCTCCTTCCAAAGCATCCATAATGTACAAGTTCTTGTGACCCGATCGCCCTGATCGGAAAACGATCCATTTTCCATCGGGTGAGGGTGATGGAAATGCGTTATTCTGCCCTCCTATTGTCAGTTGTTTGTAGCTCAGGTCTTTATCATCTACATTAATGGACATGATATCTACTTCTGTTCTTTCACTAGCAAATATGGGTCCAAAGCTAGTGTAAATTACTCCCTTTCTTTTCGGGTCCCATGCTGTGGGAAAAGCCATTCTTGATGAAATTTGACGAAGACCCGACCCGTCATAGTTCACCACATATAATCCAGGTAACCTCACATAAGCTATGCGATCACCACTTGGTGAAAATGACGGAAATGACCCGTCAATCCGGAATAAAGAGATTCCAGGTATCGGGTTTCGAAGATTTTCAAGTAACAGTTTATCACTCCCTCTGCCATTGCCTGTGCCTCGACATTTATGGTACCCGACCCACGACGAATCAGGTGAAAAGAACGGGTTCAGATGATGTGCATGAGGAGAAACGGATCGGGTTATTTCTGTAAACTTCTTCGAAACAACGTTGAATAACTCGATATGTCGATACTCTGAAGTTCCTCTTCTGGTAGCCACAGCAATGAGATTCTTGTTAAAAGTAGAAGCTGCTGGTGTGAACGCGTGCAAATCCGGTGGTGTGACTCGCTGGGTAGAGACTGAGTCAACACCGAGTTCACCTGAAAGTAGGGGTGACAAAAATCAGTTCATGAAAACATGACCCGCCCAAGTTTGAGCTGATCATTGACCCGATCATTTATTAGCTCAGGCCAAC
Coding sequences:
- the LOC132627146 gene encoding uncharacterized protein LOC132627146, yielding MKSTQYLYLFIIIFFFLLNLIPSPTSATHDNTNTHTSIIFTTSGRSSYAFDIFAVPTTHSPTKSNELQLTDGNSVNFNGHFPASIPPSLVSHLPDHSLITEKLPFHLIYVTERNGTHHIFYDAVFHGTSQSPERRAILELSGSTRVQVPLVGVDQSDGRVSLKDKPSLAGEYLIYVSTHEDSGVPRRSWAAVYSTHLGSGSTRRLTPKGVADFSPAVSPSGVWTAVASYGKKGWSGEAEELDTDIYVFMTRNGSGRVKVVEHGGWPSWADDNTIYFHRRCDDGWWSVFKAVLSGELGVDSVSTQRVTPPDLHAFTPAASTFNKNLIAVATRRGTSEYRHIELFNVVSKKFTEITRSVSPHAHHLNPFFSPDSSWVGYHKCRGTGNGRGSDKLLLENLRNPIPGISLFRIDGSFPSFSPSGDRIAYVRLPGLYVVNYDGSGLRQISSRMAFPTAWDPKRKGVIYTSFGPIFASERTEVDIMSINVDDKDLSYKQLTIGGQNNAFPSPSPDGKWIVFRSGRSGHKNLYIMDALEGEAGGLRRLTEGPWTDTMCNWSPDGEWIAFASDRENPGSSSFEMYMIHPNGMGLRKVIQSGTGGRTNHPYFSPDGKYIVFTSDYAAVSAEPISNPHHYQPSGEIFVIKSDGSEVRRLTHNSYEDGTPAWGPTFIKPVDVERPNGGHPCSFEDCHWLNVRPNVSVMDASFGLGSAKIECAQ